The Shewanella algae DNA segment ATTCAGTAGAACTTACGCTGGACATTAAGTTAATTTTAGTTTTCCTAGCATTTTGCCTCACTTATACTAACGCTCCCGGAATCTTGCTATCTCTTGTCCATGAGCCAACTGCAGAAAAAGTGGCTGTTTTGCCTGCTTGCCATCGCCTGCCTACACCCCGCAATCTCCTCACCTCTGGCACTCTTGGTGGGATTTGTGCTGGCTAATCTCGGCTGGTTGCCATCGGACTGGGATCTGGGGAAACTGACCAAAAAACTGCTGGCCATCTCCATTGTCGGTCTGGGTTTTGGCATTCCGCTGCAACAGGCGATCGACGCCTCTGTGGGCAACTTGCCGTTAATCCTGGGATCAATATTGCTGACCCTGCTGGCGGGCACGGCGTTGACTCGGGTTTTGGGGTTGGATAGACGAGTCGGTCACTTGATTGCCAGTGGCACCGCCATCTGTGGTGGCAGCGCCATCGCCGCGGTGGCACCGGCTATCAATGCCCGCAACGAACAAACCGCCATTGCACTGGCCTGCGTCTTTGTACTTAACTCGGTTGCCCTGTTCGTTTTTCCCGTGATAGGTCATCTGCTGCAGCTGAGCCAACATGACTTCGGGGTTTGGAGCGCCATCGCCATTCACGACACCTCGTCCGTGGTGGGCGCCGCATCCGCCTACGGTGAGGAAGCACTTAAGACGGCGACCACCATCAAACTGGCACGCGCCTTGTGGATAGTGCCTCTGGCGGCAATCAGCGCCTTGTTGTTCGGAGGCAAGGGTAAACTCAATATTCCCGGGTTTATTCTGTTTTACTGCCTGGCTATTGCCATCACCAGTTTGTTGCCTCAGGGTCAATTTATCTATCAGGAACTATTTGAGCTGGCGAAGCGTACCCTGGTGGTGTGTTTGTTCCTGATTGGCTGTGGTATCACCTTCAGGAAACTACAGCAGAGTGGTAGTAAGCCCTTACTTCTTGGGGTGATTCTCTGGCTGTTTATCGGCAGCTCGTCTCTTGGCTATATTCTCTGGCAGGGTTGAAAACAGGTAACAAAAGCCTGCGAAGGCGCTGAGTTCAATCAGAGCCCGCAACAAGCCTTGGGTCTGGGTCGATGCCAGTACCACCAGTAAGAGAAACAGCAGGATATAGCCAGGCTTCACCGCCACCTCCACAGTTAAATAATGCAGCTATTATTGGTGTCTGTGGAGCCTAGGTGCCAATATCGATTCTCAATAATAAAGAACCCAAAGCACTAAGAAAAAATTTTTTATACCTTTTTATATGCATTAACTGGCAGGAAACCCACTCTCTGTGACGGGGATAGCCTGGTAGCAAGGAGGAAAGTTGCCGGGGAAAATGCCTAATCCTACTTGCTCAGCCGCCGCAGGATTAGCTTCAAGAAACGCGTGTAAAGTCGCTTCAAAACGACAGATGCCAACCGCGTCTTAGGCCGCCTGTGAAGTATCGGCGCTAGCAACGGGTTGAATAAAGTCTTCCATAAACCAGGCACAGAAGGTATGGCGGCCATCAACATCCGCCTTGGCGTAAATTGCCGATGCCTGCTGCCGCACCGTCTTCTCCTTGGTGCTGCGAACACTGGCAATCTCTTTGAAACTCAAGCCCTTCAACAGTAATAAAGCCACTTCCTGCTCACTGCGGGTCAGCGACCAGAGCTCAAATTGTTGCTGTACCGCCTGGGTGTATTCCTGGCGGGCGGCTTGCATTCGACTGGAGATATTGCAGATCCTGGCATCGGCATTGGCCAACTTTGACTTGAGTAACTGCATCTCTCGGCTGCGGCGGATCAGATCAACACTGATATACAGGGCACCACAGGCGGAAAGCGCCACCAAAATGCTCTCCTGCACTATGTGATAAGTCGGCACACCAAGTTGCATATCTGACAACACATCCAGCAGATTCAGCGTCATGATCACACTGAGCAGCACTATCATCACCAGATCCTTCATTGACGCAACTCCCGATTAATAGGCTTTAAAAACATGCAGTTAACTTATGGTACATATGTCCCATAAGCGCAAATATGATACAGGTCGCCGAAGACAACAGGCCAAATCAGTGCCAGGCTGGCGGCTGGTATTTCCCCAAGAGACACTCCCATGAAAATCCGCCCCCTCTATCTGGGTTGTAGCCTGCTGTTAATGGTGTTTCAGCTGAGAGCGGCCCCGGAAACAGACAGAGATGCCCTGCTGGCCCTGAGTCAAAACAGGCTGCACACATCTTCGGCACAACTGGCTCCAATATATCACAGCTCGGACTGGCTGACAGGCTTGCCAAGCATCAGTTTGAGCCATCTTGGCAGCCTGGAAAGCCACAACAGCTATGAGCAGGAGCTCTCGCTCAACCTGCCTTTTCAGTCGCCGGCCATGCAGCGCCAGAATGCCAAACTCAAGCCCATTAACGAACGCATGCTGGAATTGCAGAGCCAACTGCAGCGCCTCTATCTCTCTGGCCTGTTGCGTCAGTATTGGTGGCAACAGGCACAAGCCGAGCAGGAGCTGGTGCAACTGCGCCACAAGCAACAAGTACTGCAGCAACTGCTGCAGCGGCAACAGGCCCTGAGCCGAAGTGGTGAAATGCCGGCAACTGCGGTACTGCTGCTAAAACGAGAACTGCTGGAGCTGTCGCTCACTAAACTCCCACTGGAGCAACAACAACAAGAAGCCAATGAGGCACTCATACGCCTGACCGGACTGCAACAGCTGCCATCGCTGGATGAAAGTGATACCCCACTGCCGGATGATGCCGGAGCCGGGCATCCCATGTGGCAATTGCTGGCGCTGCAGCAGCAACGTCAGCAACTCACCACAAACGCCCAACTCGAAGGAGATGACACTCCTTGGCTGGTGTCTGTCACGGCCAAAAACACTACCACCCAAGGGCTGGATGAACAGTCTCTGGGTCTGGCACTGGAGATCCCCTTGCCTGTTGGCAACGGCCTGAACCAGCAACAGCTTGGCGAGTTGCAGCAACAAAGGCTGCAACTGGAGCAACAGCAACAACAGCAGTTACTGCAGAGCCAACTGCAGTTGCAGCAACTCAAACGTCGTCAAGCCCAGCTACAACAAGAGCAGCAAGGGCTGGAGCAAGCCGTGCAGCTGAGCAAACAGCTCAGCCAAACCCTGCTGACCACGGCCGAACAAGGCCCAGCCCAGTATGAGTCCTGGCTGCGGCGCCATCTTGAGGCTCTGGATACCCAAGCCAGGCTGTCGCTCAACCGGCTGGCACAAGCCCAGCTGCATTCCCAACAACTGCAAGCGCTCGGAGTTACCCTATGACCCCTAAAACCCTGGTTGGCACACTGGTGTCGACACTGTTCTTCTCCCCGCTGTGGGCGCAGGAAATCTCGGTTGCGGACCTAGGCAAGCTGACACTCAGCTTCACCTCAGTGAACCAAGTACAACAGATAGAGGCCGCCCCTGTACCGGCAATATTGGCGGCTCAGCCCGGCAGCAGCTTCTATCTCACGGCACCGGAAACCATCCAACAGCGACGCTGGTTGGTGGCCGAAGGAGAATGGGTCGATGAAGGCCAAGCGCTGGTGCAACTTAAGGGCGCCGAAATTGCCCACTTTCAACTGCAATTTGCCGCCGCCGAAGCGGCATTCAAGCTCGCCAAGCAGCGCTATGATCGCAACCAAAAGTTGCGGGCCAACGGCGCCATAGGTGCCGAAACCTGGTCGCAGATAAGCCGGCAGTATTTCGACGCTTTGCTGCAATATGAACACCTGCAGCATTTCAGTGAATTGCTTAAGCCGGGGGAGAGTCCTGAGACTCTGACATTACACGCGCCCATGGCCGGATTGCTGCAATACGGCGATAGCAGTGAACCGCTGATGAGCGGCGCCCCACTGCTGGGGGTACTGCCCGCCGACGAACTCAGGCTTAAGCTGCGTTTACCCCTGGCCCAGAAAGACAGTGTCAATGCCGTGATGGCCGGAGAGTGCCAACTGCAGATAAGTCGCAAGGACCAGCTGGCCAAACAGGGCTTTGTCGACGCCTGGAGCCAGGCCGTTCCCCCAAGCTGCGGCCTGCAACCCGGGCAGCAATTACAGGTTATTCCATTGCAGGCCATCAATGCCTTGGTGGTACCCAAACAGAGTCTCTATTCCTGGGGCACTGGCAGCCAAGTGCTGAGTCACAGCCAAAACAAGCTGCGGCCAACCGACGTGCAAGTGATAGGTGCCAGCGCCGACAGCTACTTCCTGGCGCCCAATGAAACACTGGTCGGTGCCGAGGTACTGAGCGACTCAGTGGCGGCCGTCAAAGGCATACTCCTGGGTTTGGGGGGCGAATAGCATGCTCAGTGCCATTATCCGTTTTTCCCTGACTCAAAGGCTGTTTACCCTGATAACAGCGCTGCTGCTCTGTGGTGCCGGCGCCTATTCCTGGTTGGGGCTGCCGCTGGACGCCTTCCCGGATATCTCGCCGACCCAGGTGAAAATCATCCTCAAGGCTCCCGGCATGACAGCCGAAGAGATAGAGGCCCAGGTGACAGTACCGGTTGAGACTGAGCTACTGGGGATCCCCAAGCAGGCGATACTGCGTTCCACCAGCAAGTATGCAATTACCGACATCACCCTGGACTTCAACGAAGGCACAGATATTTACTGGGCCAGACAACAGGTGAGTGAACGCTTGGCGGCGGTATGGGACAAGTTGCCCGCCGATCTGGAAGGCGGCGTTGCCCCCATGAGCACCCCGCTCAGTGAAATCTTTATGTTCTCGCTGGAGAATCCCTCGTTGTCGCTGCTGGAACGCCGTCAGTTGCTGGAATGGGAAATCAGGCCGCTGCTGCGTACCGTGCCCGGAGTCGCCGATGTCAACATTCTCGGCGGTTTTGCCAAGACACTGCAGATCACCCCTGACCCAGTCGCCCTGGCTCAGGCCGGTATCAGCCAGGAAGAGTTGATAGCCCGTATCGAGAGCAACAACAGCAACACGGGTGCCGGACGCATCACGCTAGGGACAGATAACCTGACGGTTCGCACCGAAGGGCGCATCGACTCGCTGGAGGCCCTGCAACAACTGGTGATTGCCACCAATCAGGGCGGCAGCTATCGCCTGCAAGACCTCGCCCGGGTCGAAATAGGCCATCTCAGCCGCTACGGCGCCGTGACCCGTAATGGTGAAGAAACCACAGAGGCCTTGATCGTCGGTCTCAAGGATGCCAATACCGACCAAGTCATCAAACTGGTAAGGGAAAAGCTGGCCCAGATAGAAAAGACCCTTCCTCCCGGCAGCCAGCTGAATGTGTTCTACGACAGGGCCAACCTGATAGGCACGGCCATAGGCACCATTTCAGATGCCCTGTTTGAAGCCGTGGTGTTGGTTATTCTGTTACTGGCGCTGTTTCTCGGCAACTTGCGGGCGGCATTGGTGGTATCACTGTCGCTGCCGCTGGCGGCACTGGCCACCTTTATGCTGATGCGCTACTTCAATCTGTCGGCCAACCTGATGAGCCTCGGCGGTCTGGTGATCGCCATCGGTATGTTGGTGGACTCCTCCGTGGTGGTGGTGGAGAACATGGTCAACCAGATTGCCGGCGGCAAACGCCTGCCCAGGCTGCACCTCATCTACCGCGCTACCAAAGATGTGGCCGTGCCTGTGGTGTCCGGCACCCTGATAGTGATCATAGTCTTCTCACCGCTACTGACCCTCAGCGGCCTCGAAGGCAAACTGTTCACCCCAGTGGCTATCACCATAGTGTTTGCCATGCTGTCGGCACTGGCACTGTCGCTGACGGTGATCCCTGTGCTGGCCTCCTATCTGGTCAATGAAAAAGCGGCCAACGAACCCAAGGCCATTGGCTGGCTCAAGGCGCGCTACCTGCTCAGTCTGCAGTGGGTGTTACAGCACGGTAAGGCATTTTGCGCCACGGCACTGGTGGCACTGGTACTGAGCCTGGGGCTGTTTACTCAGGTGGGTAAAACCTTTATGCCGACCCTGGATGAGGGTGACATTATTCTGCAGTTGGAGAAGTCCCCGTCGATTTCGCTGCAGGCCTCGCTGGCACTGGATACTCAGATAGAGCAGCACCTGCTGGCCACTGTGCCCGAAATACGCCAGTTGGTCGCCCGCACCGGTGCCGATGAACTGGGGCTGGATCCCATGGGGCTGAATGAGACAGATGTCTTCATGGAACTTAAACCCGTTGAAGAGTGGCGCTTTGCCAGCAAAGAGGCGCTTATCGATGCCATACGCACCGAAGTGCTCAAGTTTCCGGGGATCAATTTCAACTTCACCCAACCAATCCAGATGCGGGTCTCCGAGATGCTTACCGGCAGCATAGGCGATGTGGCGATTAAAATTTTCGGTGAAGATCTTGAGACGCTTTCAAGATTGGCCAGTGAGACGGCACACCTGACCAGCGCCACTCGCGGCAGCCAGGATGTCAAAACCGCCATGACCGAAGGCAGCCCCTTTATCAACCTCCGCCTCAAGGAAGGTTTGGCCCGCAGTTACAACATGAGTGCCGATGAGTTTGGCCGATATCTCAAGAGCCAACTGGAAGGTCTTGCCATAACCGAGATAATCCAGGGCAAGAAGCGAACTCCCGTGCTGATCGCCCAGGCAGCAGATGGTATCAACAGCCTGCCGCAACTGGAGCAAAGGCTATTGGTCATGCCGGATGCCAGCCTCAGGCCACTTGGAGAACTGGCGCAAATAAGCTATCGCGAAGGGCCGATACTGATTGAGCGCGAGCAAGGCAACCGCTTTGCCGTGGTCACCACCAATGTCAGCGGCCGCGATATCGTCGGCTTTGTTGAAGAACTACAGGGCAAGCTGGCCTCTGAGCTGTCTCTGCCCAGCGGTTACAGCCTGAATTTTGGCGGCGAGTTCGAGAACCAGCAACGGGCGACCCGTAATCTGCTGTTGGTGGTGCCCGTGGCGCTGATGCTGATCAACCTGATCCTGTTCACCACCTTCGGCAATATCTCCAAAGCCTTGCTGATCCTGGCCAACGTCCCCTTTGCCATGATGGGCGGTATCTTCAGCCTGTTTATCTCGGGCGAATACCTGTCGGTGCCGGCCTCAGTGGGCTTTATCGCCCTGCTGGGGGTAGCCGTGCTCAACGGTGTGGTGATGGTCAGCTACTATGAACAGTCGCGGCATCTGTTTGCCAGCCTCAGTGAGCGGGTCGAACAGGGGGCCGCCCGCCGACTGCGTCCGATTCTGATGACGGCCACCACCGCCATGTTCGGCCTGATCCCGCTGGCCTTTGCCACCGGGCCCGGCGCCGAAATTCAAAGACCGCTGGCAATCGTGGTCATAGGCGGGCTGATCACCTCCACTATCACCACCCTCTATTTGTTGCCACTGCTGTATCAAACCCTGGAGAAACGCCAATGAAACAACTCTTGGTGCTGATAGTGCAGCACAATCTAAAAGACGATGTGGTCGACACCCTGATGTCGCTGGACTACCTATCAGGCTTCAGCCTGATCAATATCTGTGGCTTCAGCCGCGAGCACAGCCACTTCAATCTCAAGGAACAGGTGGAAGGTTATCGGGAATTCTACAAGTTTGAGGTGATGCACCCGCAAGAGTCACAGCAGGCGCTGCTGCAAACCCTGGCGGAGGTCTGCCGCCACAACCCCTGCCGCTATTGGATAGTACCGATAGCGACAGACGGCGTGCTGGGTCAGGACTGACGGGGTTTGAGCCAATACTGGCCGGCGATGGCCAACAGGCAATAGCCGAGGAAGAACCAAAAGCCCGACTCCAGGCTGGCGTGGGTGTGAACCAAATCCCCCATGCCGGCCGAGGCGTTGCCGGCCATATAAGTGATGATAAGCGCCACCACAAATACGTCGGCCATGGACCATTTGGCAATGGCCGCGGTAATACTGTCGATGATCTGCCGCACCTTACTGGACAGCGGCGCCTGAGCCAGCAGCATCAGCCCCAGCTTGCAGGCCGGCACTATCACGGAAAACAGCATCACCAGCGCCGCCACCAGGGTATTGCCGTGTTGATGCAGCTCGGTCACTGTACCCCAGATACTGCGGGTCTTGTTGAACACCTCCATTTCACCTTGAAGATTGTTCAGCCCCAGCATACCGCTGATCATCGCCAGCATTCCCCTGGCACTGTCGCGTCCGGAACCATCACTGACGGCTTCGGCAATCATGTCCAACCCGGCTTCGGTCAGCTCGGCCTTTTCCACCGTGCCGCTGACACTCAAAATAGGTTGAGTCACCCCGGGGATCAGCAAGGCCAGCGACAATAACAGGGTCATGATAGGTAAAATTCGGCGC contains these protein-coding regions:
- a CDS encoding DUF3240 family protein is translated as MKQLLVLIVQHNLKDDVVDTLMSLDYLSGFSLINICGFSREHSHFNLKEQVEGYREFYKFEVMHPQESQQALLQTLAEVCRHNPCRYWIVPIATDGVLGQD
- a CDS encoding YeiH family protein, with translation MSQLQKKWLFCLLAIACLHPAISSPLALLVGFVLANLGWLPSDWDLGKLTKKLLAISIVGLGFGIPLQQAIDASVGNLPLILGSILLTLLAGTALTRVLGLDRRVGHLIASGTAICGGSAIAAVAPAINARNEQTAIALACVFVLNSVALFVFPVIGHLLQLSQHDFGVWSAIAIHDTSSVVGAASAYGEEALKTATTIKLARALWIVPLAAISALLFGGKGKLNIPGFILFYCLAIAITSLLPQGQFIYQELFELAKRTLVVCLFLIGCGITFRKLQQSGSKPLLLGVILWLFIGSSSLGYILWQG
- a CDS encoding efflux RND transporter permease subunit, which codes for MLSAIIRFSLTQRLFTLITALLLCGAGAYSWLGLPLDAFPDISPTQVKIILKAPGMTAEEIEAQVTVPVETELLGIPKQAILRSTSKYAITDITLDFNEGTDIYWARQQVSERLAAVWDKLPADLEGGVAPMSTPLSEIFMFSLENPSLSLLERRQLLEWEIRPLLRTVPGVADVNILGGFAKTLQITPDPVALAQAGISQEELIARIESNNSNTGAGRITLGTDNLTVRTEGRIDSLEALQQLVIATNQGGSYRLQDLARVEIGHLSRYGAVTRNGEETTEALIVGLKDANTDQVIKLVREKLAQIEKTLPPGSQLNVFYDRANLIGTAIGTISDALFEAVVLVILLLALFLGNLRAALVVSLSLPLAALATFMLMRYFNLSANLMSLGGLVIAIGMLVDSSVVVVENMVNQIAGGKRLPRLHLIYRATKDVAVPVVSGTLIVIIVFSPLLTLSGLEGKLFTPVAITIVFAMLSALALSLTVIPVLASYLVNEKAANEPKAIGWLKARYLLSLQWVLQHGKAFCATALVALVLSLGLFTQVGKTFMPTLDEGDIILQLEKSPSISLQASLALDTQIEQHLLATVPEIRQLVARTGADELGLDPMGLNETDVFMELKPVEEWRFASKEALIDAIRTEVLKFPGINFNFTQPIQMRVSEMLTGSIGDVAIKIFGEDLETLSRLASETAHLTSATRGSQDVKTAMTEGSPFINLRLKEGLARSYNMSADEFGRYLKSQLEGLAITEIIQGKKRTPVLIAQAADGINSLPQLEQRLLVMPDASLRPLGELAQISYREGPILIEREQGNRFAVVTTNVSGRDIVGFVEELQGKLASELSLPSGYSLNFGGEFENQQRATRNLLLVVPVALMLINLILFTTFGNISKALLILANVPFAMMGGIFSLFISGEYLSVPASVGFIALLGVAVLNGVVMVSYYEQSRHLFASLSERVEQGAARRLRPILMTATTAMFGLIPLAFATGPGAEIQRPLAIVVIGGLITSTITTLYLLPLLYQTLEKRQ
- a CDS encoding TolC family protein, which codes for MKIRPLYLGCSLLLMVFQLRAAPETDRDALLALSQNRLHTSSAQLAPIYHSSDWLTGLPSISLSHLGSLESHNSYEQELSLNLPFQSPAMQRQNAKLKPINERMLELQSQLQRLYLSGLLRQYWWQQAQAEQELVQLRHKQQVLQQLLQRQQALSRSGEMPATAVLLLKRELLELSLTKLPLEQQQQEANEALIRLTGLQQLPSLDESDTPLPDDAGAGHPMWQLLALQQQRQQLTTNAQLEGDDTPWLVSVTAKNTTTQGLDEQSLGLALEIPLPVGNGLNQQQLGELQQQRLQLEQQQQQQLLQSQLQLQQLKRRQAQLQQEQQGLEQAVQLSKQLSQTLLTTAEQGPAQYESWLRRHLEALDTQARLSLNRLAQAQLHSQQLQALGVTL
- a CDS encoding paraquat-inducible protein A: MRRILPIMTLLLSLALLIPGVTQPILSVSGTVEKAELTEAGLDMIAEAVSDGSGRDSARGMLAMISGMLGLNNLQGEMEVFNKTRSIWGTVTELHQHGNTLVAALVMLFSVIVPACKLGLMLLAQAPLSSKVRQIIDSITAAIAKWSMADVFVVALIITYMAGNASAGMGDLVHTHASLESGFWFFLGYCLLAIAGQYWLKPRQS
- a CDS encoding helix-turn-helix transcriptional regulator, whose product is MKDLVMIVLLSVIMTLNLLDVLSDMQLGVPTYHIVQESILVALSACGALYISVDLIRRSREMQLLKSKLANADARICNISSRMQAARQEYTQAVQQQFELWSLTRSEQEVALLLLKGLSFKEIASVRSTKEKTVRQQASAIYAKADVDGRHTFCAWFMEDFIQPVASADTSQAA